From Neomonachus schauinslandi chromosome 4, ASM220157v2, whole genome shotgun sequence:
CCATTATAAATAACTTTTCACACTACATCAGCAATTGAAATTAACAGCAATTGTTTTCAAACCAACAGGCTTAACATACAAAATTTCCATTCCTCAACCTAACTTAACTGGGAACACTAATGCCTCTGAAGATTCAATAGTGACCATATTACAGGATCAAACCTAACAGCTGGCACTCGAGATTACAATCAAAGAACCAACAATTAAGTCTGTCTGAGAATAAAGTACCTCATACCACCACTTAAATTACAGAAGATTCACCAGAAGCAGCTAAGTTCCATTCAACAAATTCAGTGACAAATGATTACTTTGCATAAAAAGCCAATgaggtgtggggcgcctgggtggctcagtcagttaagcatctgactgtctcaggtcatgatctcagggtcctcccggctcagcagggagtcagcttgtctctctgcccctccccctgctcacgctcgtGCGTGTGCTCACgctcgctcgtgctctctctctcactcattaaataaataataaattttaaaagccaatcAGCTGTTCAGATAGAGGGCAGGTAACTATGAAAAGCTCTTCTACTTATAAGCTGTCAGATATACAAACAAAGCTACATTCAAAAAAACAAGAGGCTCAACTCTGGCCCCTAACTAATAAGTGGTCCATCAGACCCCTGCTTTGAGCCAAACTTTTATTCAGTAGTCTACAGGTTTGTGCTCTGTTTTAGGGTGTTTTACGAACACTAGTACCCCCATGATTTTCAACATGTATAAAAGCAGAAAGTGGTAAGAAGAAAAGGCCTACAATTACAATTccttcactcaacaaatacttaatgaatactatgcaccaggcaccaTTCTAACCACTGATGAAGGAAGGAGCAATAAAAAGAGTGGTGaggaaataagaaatttaaaggTATACAGGAGGAATTGtctaaaagaaaagtaaaacaaatctaAAGGACAAACTCTGAATCTTTCAACATGTGGAAAGTATTGCACTAACGTAGGAAAtaataagcaagagaaaagaagagtaaatgataaaatgggaaaatgttttccTGTATAACTAGAAGGCATtcttaatgaagaaaatacaatCATTTAGGGGACATTTTGGATATCCACTGGGACATTTTGGATATCTGTTGAACTGTTTTGGTTATcacagcaatttaaaaatgctaCTGATATTTAATGGACAGAGGCAAGAACACATAGGAAATTGCAGCACAAATAAATGTTTCTATTCTCAAATGTCATATGGATAAGTTAAGTAGATTAAAAAACACCTTTCTCAAAGCCTAGGTCCTACCTTCATTCTATATATAAACACCAAGTCTTCCTGCACAATTTTAATCTACACTAACTGTCCAGAAAAACAACTACTgagtaaaaaaagataaaattatactttatttgTACCTTTTCCAAAAATTGTTCACCATTCTGATGGTTTGCTTCTCATGGCATTAAAGTTGCAAATACCGTTATAACAGTCTACTCAGGTAGCTGTTACATAAATGTTTGGTGCCAATATCTACTACATTATACATGTAGTATAATATGTTATGGACAACTGAGTGTTTACAGACTGAAATGTGTACCATTGCgtcatgaattatttttttatttattctttatctcACAGctccagaattttatttaaaaaaactatatgtaTAGGGAAGTTGTACTATgtgaatttcatttcattaaaaggaacatttcaaaatatttattataaaaagaaggCACTGGGTCTAATAGGTCTGAGAACCACGAGGCTAGAAGATCAGCATCACTATAGGATACCTGCAGGTTTCAGTTAATCCAGAAAAAGGCATTAAAGGGCATGTAACTATGggattttccctttattttgacAATATAAATTCTAAGCATCGTGAAAAGTAAACATGATGGCGGTCCCTGGACGCTCTCCCGGCCAAGCACTCTGAGCCCAGTGCCCAGCCATGGCGTGCACCCTGGATCAGGCCATTGGCCTCCTCGTGGCCATCTTCCATAAATACTCGGGCAGGGAAGGTGACAAGAATACTCTGAGCAAGAAGGAGCTGAAGGAGCTGATCCAGAAAGAGTTCACCGTTGGTGCGAAGCTGCAGGATGCTGACATTGCAAAGCTGATGGACGACCTGGACCGGAACAAGGACCAGGTGGTGAACTTCCAGGAATATGTCACCTTCCTGGGAGACTTGGCTTTGATCTACAATGATGCCCTCAAGGGCTGAAAATAAATCAGGAAGGTGGAGACACCCTCCATCGGGCCTGCCTAAGTCAACTCCCGTGGTGGgtaactgttcaataaatatctttttttggtcaaaaaaaaaaaaaaaagtaaatgatgaaACCTTTACTGGAAGATGGTTCTCTAGATTTAAAGTCTGTTTAAATCTAAACAATATCAAGGAAAATGACAAAGAGGTAAATATAGGATACCTTGTCTATAGGAACTTCTCTGTGACACTTGCTGAAATTGTCAAGGAGAGAGATTACCTACCTTAAcagattttcaagaaaaaaaaactaactggCCTATTTGGGAAAAGAGGCTGGACAATCTATTTAACATACAAGAAAAGTGTGCTCGGCTAAAAATCATGAGAACCAATTCACTTCTGTTTGATACACCTGCACCTCGACACCTCAAAGGAATTCTGACTTGCTAACAACTGaacttaagaattaaaaaaaattttcagaatctAACCTACACTTCTGCACATGAAACTATAAGAAGAACTACCTAAAATGTTTCTACTATGGCAAAGGTCCTATTTCTCCACCAAATAAGTATTTGCTCGTTCCTACACTACCTTTTAATCCAAGACTACATAGCTCCATTTCTCTGAATGCTCATTCAGGCTTCCAAGAGGTATACCTCAATATTATTTTACAGTAGTATATACTAAGGTAAACAGAGAGCGTCAGGTGACTCAGCTCTAGTCATCTGAAGTATCAGAACAAGGATTGATCATTCAATTCACCCTCTCAGCCAAGAgtttaaagaaactgaaagttTAAACAAAATCTCCTGAGTTCATGACACTTCTAAGAGAGctgtaagagaaagagagaaagtaaaacCTGATTAATGCTAAGATGAACTATAAAGAAACTAAGTTAGGCTTGTTGTCTGCTTTTTGCCTTGTTTTCAAACTGGAATTTCCAGATGTCTTACTAAGTTACAAGTGGTGTTACTACCTCAATTAATTCCCAAATGACAAAAAATTTGGATACTTTTCTTTTAGAACTTGCCCTACAGTGTGTAACTTGAGAGGAGTGATCCAATTCCTCTGGTCTCAGTAACCACAAGTAGAGAAAGTGACCCCAACAGATACAGCTGTAATGGAATAGCAGCCACTAACTACTGTTCTAAATAATCCCTCCCATCAGGGCTTTGGCTAAAATTATATGGTCTCAATTATCTTACTGAAAATTCTCATCAGTATCccaaaattagaaatcaaagcCACATCAGAACAAAACCTTACACACCACAGACACAAGAGGACGATCTCTTTATCCTTCTACACCAGGATTCTTCAACCTCAGCTCTCTTACCATTTTGGGCccaataattctttgttgtggggagctGTCCTTTGTATTGTAGCatgttagcagcatccctggcctctccccccccaccccctgcaatcAGAACAACCAAAAATGACTACAGACATTACCAAAGGTTCTCCTGGGGAGAACACTGcttccagttgagaaccactgttttacgCTATCTCCTTTATTGCTCATTATTAGGCTgtgaagagattttttaaaaagtcagcatcCACAGGCTTATTCTTAGACCCCTTCTGACTATAGAGAATTAGAAGCAATCCacatcttctttcctcttctaataAGATGGATGTTGAAAGACCTTATTAGCATTTCCTCCCTGAATGTATGTAAAGGTCATAAAAAGCCAagtaaacataaagaaacacaaAGTGTTAGCATTCAGATGGTACTTCCCAAAAAAGTACAAGGGATTTTATCTGCAGTGAGTTTAAGAATTTTGTTCTTCctcatactgaaaaaaaatccccaaaatttCCCCagtatatatatgtctatatatcaGTAGAATTTCAAGGCCAGAACTAGCCTTCTACTTATAAGAATACGTATTTCTTATTTCTAGATCCTTGCAGGAAATATATTTACTGACACCATATATTCAAACTTCACATGGTAGTACCTACATTTTGTACTGCTGGAACCACTTTGATAAAGATCTCACAACACTAAAGCCACTGCTTTTAAATATAACTCATCACATCATTCAAGCAGTATCTAATAAACAACTGCCACACAGTACCAGATAGATGCTAATCAAGCAGACTTTTTAGCTGGTGAGTCACCAATAGGAGAATATAAGATATCTAATAAGGAAAACCTCTCCAGCCCAGCTCAAAACACTAAATTCCTTCCCCAAGTTCAATAAACTACTAACATTACTTGGACACTGCTCTGTGATCTTCCTATGAATCATGCAACTTAAAAAGCGAGGTCAGTAAGCTTAGAGTTTTAAGAATCAcgaaatttttaagaaatgtacttaaaaaaatttttttaattaaaaaaaatgagatgtacTTTTTAGCTACTCTTACTATGGGATGGTTAGAAAGTTTTCCTGTatttggggcaactgggtggctcagctggttaagtgtctgactcttggttttggctcaggtcatgatcgcagggtcttgagatccagccctacctcaggctctccactgagattccctgcctctccctctgcccctccacccattCGCAAGTGCgttctcggtctcaaataaataaaatctttttttaaaaaaagttttcctgtATTAGAGTCATTACAAGCATAGCACAATGATAATCACTTGTATAGCACCTGGTAAAGAACCAAAGCAGGTAACATTACTGATTGACAAGGATGACATCTTATTAGATCAAAGGTGATATAATAAGGAgatgtgaaagagagagacaagcctGTTAGTTCCTTCAGGCAGAGCCTCAGAGGTGAGTAATACCTTGGCAGTCCTTAATTACACTGGTCTCTTATCTGGATTTGGATACTCTGATCTCCATAAAACACTTAAGAATCACCCTAGTCTCATCAACATCAAAAGTAGTTTGCTCTGCATATGATTTATCTCACCCATTTAATGGATACTCTACCAGATGCAATCTCAGGTAATATTCTCTGGCCTTGATTTAAAAGGGGGGTAGGGTAGTGTGGGGATGGAATGACACCTTTACATCGCATGACACAGCCTTCTATGGTACTACTCAGTCATCCCTCAATGTAGCATAGTATCTCCAGCAGTCTTGGCTTCACATTGTCTCTCAACAGGACAGTCAGGTGAGGTAGAAGCTTCTGctgtgttttgaaaataattttaagttaccCAAAAATACACAATGCCATTTACCCAACACATGTAAACTTGAAACCCTAAGCGTTTTAAAGCATATAATcaaattctcttattttaaaattcaaattttactaaaattattttcactgtaAATAGGAAAACACTTTTCATAAGAGAAATTCCTAAATCTATAGCTActtctagaatattcttttttttttagatttctatgtatttgagagagaaagagagagcgctgggggggggggggcgcggggggcagactccctgctgagcagggagccaacacagggctcaatcccaggaccccgagatcatgacctgagccaaaggcagatgcttaaccgactgagccacccaggcaccccagcagagATTCTTTTCTGATGTCTAATGATAACAGTACCACTGAatgtattttcattctaaaattaTCTTGATTTCTcctcatttctttgtatctttctctttttttgtttttgaagattttatttatttatttgacagagacacagcgagagaggaaacacaagcagggaacacaagcagggggagtgggagagggagaagcaggcttccagcagagcagagagcctgatgcggggcttgatcccaggatcccgggatcatgacctgagcctaaggcagacgcccaaggactgagccacccaggcgccccgatctttGTATCTTTCTAAATAAACCTTTTGTTCTCTTATCTAGGAGGATCCAAACTAAAGACACACAAAGTAAAATGGATAGATCAGGATTAGCAGTAAGACGTGTTATTTCACCAAATTAATTCAACTGAATTTGGCTTAACCTACATAGCATTAGGCATATTCCATTCTCTCTCAGGAGTTATaaccaaaattatttcttttaatacagACATTAAAGTTAGTTGGGCCTGTGAATCTTTCAGAGTAGTAGGACCGACAggaaaaacaatcaacaaaaacaaaaacctaagggGAGTTTCGGGGCTGAACCACTGGGTAAGCTATTGCTATTACCTGCACTCACTTCCGAATGTATCAAGAAGTGCTATACCCCAGAaatcagggaagggagaagaaataagAGTTCCAAAACCCTGCAACTTAACTCCACTGAACACCATTATGATTctatggggggggtgggggggatataAACTGGCAAGAGATGAGATGGCTCTGAAGCGAGCAGTCCTTCCCACCAACTGGGTCAAGAAACCCACCTAGCAATATAGCTCATTAAAAGCTGACAGTAAACTCGATACTCCACCTCTGGTTTTCAGAGAGGACAGCACTCAGGAATGACCGTTCTTGTGATCCAACTAGCACAAGAGGAAGCACCCTTTTGAGATGCAAATTAAATCAACACAAAGACAAAGTTTATCCCAGAAAACCTGGGTCTGGCTACCCTCAAAAAGACATTTGGTTTCCAATCACATTTGTCCAATTCAAGAAACAATGCATGCCTACTTATGCTGAGTACTTATAGTGAAGGAATCTCAAGTTcacataaaaaaattacttttataaaactcTTCAATGTTCTCCTATATATATGAAAATCATATTACTGACTTACCAGTGTTGAGTTGGTTTTTCAGTAGCAGTCAGATTTGTACCGAACCAGATACTTATCTGATCTGATCATTCTTACAACCAACATGTTCAAGGTGACAGCTTAGGCTTAAAGATccatgaaacaagatgaaatcgaCTGGCTCATGCATGAATCAAAACTATAACCCTGACCTCATTGCACCTTTTCCTAGAAATGCATAACAACGATTTACTAAatgttccttccttctcttttctacaGTCTATGCTATTCTCCTCAATCTGAATTCTACCTATCCTTCAAAACTCAATTTAAATCCTATCTCAACTGTCACTTCCCTGACTTCACATCACCAATGCTATCATATCCCCCTCTCACTGAATTCTAAACCACATACTATCCACCCTCATTCACCTATGTTGTTACTTTTTCCATGTTTGTCTTGTCTTTCCAATAGCATAG
This genomic window contains:
- the LOC110578610 gene encoding protein S100-A6-like, coding for MACTLDQAIGLLVAIFHKYSGREGDKNTLSKKELKELIQKEFTVGAKLQDADIAKLMDDLDRNKDQVVNFQEYVTFLGDLALIYNDALKG